Proteins encoded together in one Passer domesticus isolate bPasDom1 chromosome 6, bPasDom1.hap1, whole genome shotgun sequence window:
- the SIRT3 gene encoding NAD-dependent protein deacetylase sirtuin-3, mitochondrial isoform X3, which produces MAGAGISTPSGIPDFRSPGSGLYSNLEQYDIPYPEAIFELGYFFVNPKPFFTLAKELYPGNYRPNSAHYFLRLLHDKGLLLRLYTQNIDGLERVAGIPPDRLVEAHGTFATATCTVCQRNFPGEDFRGDVMGDRIPRCPVCTGVVKPDIVFFGEQLPQRFLLHLTDFPMADLLFVIGTSLEVEPFASLAGAVRSSVPRVLINRELVGPFAWQQRRRDVAQLGDVVGGVQKLVELLGWNEEMQTLIQMEKEKLDAKDK; this is translated from the exons ATGGCGGGCGCCGGGATCAGCACGCCCAGCGGCATCCCGGACTTCAG GTCCCCCGGGAGCGGCCTGTACAGCAACCTGGAGCAGTACGACATCCCCTACCCCGAGGCCATCTTTGAGCTGGGCTATTTCTTCGTCAACCCCAAGCCCTTCTTCACCCTGGCCAAGGAGCTCTATCCCGGCAACTACCGCCCCAATTCCGCCCACTATTTCCTCCGGCTGCTGCACGACAAGGGGCTGCTCCTGCGCCTCTACACCCAGAACATCGACGGGCTGGAGAGAG TGGCTGGGATCCCTCCCGACAGGCTGGTGGAAGCCCATGGCACCTTTGCCACTGCCACCTGTACGGTGTGTCAGAGGAACTTCCCCGGAGAGGACTTCAGG GGAGATGTCATGGGGGACAGGATCCCTCGCTGCCCTGTCTGCACCGGAGTGGTCAAGCCTGACATCGTGTTCTTCGGcgagcagctcccacagcgcTTCCTCCTGCACCTCACAGACTTCCCCATGGCGGACCTGCTCTTCGTCATCGGGACATCCCTGGAG GTGGAGCCCTTTGCCAGCCTGGCCGGAGCCGTGCGCAGCTCCGTGCCGCGGGTGCTCATCAACCGGGAGCTGGTGGGCCCCTTCGCGTGGCAGCAGCGCCGCCGCGACGTGGCCCAGCTCGGCGACGTGGTCGGCGGCGTCCAGaagctggtggagctgctgggctggaacGAGGAGATGCAAACGCTGATCCAGAtggagaaggagaag CTGGATGCCAAGGACAAGTAG
- the SIRT3 gene encoding NAD-dependent protein deacetylase sirtuin-3, mitochondrial isoform X2: MERGGARALLAAAWRSVWQRRGGSAARDGHGTGLGGGGARRIQGSRPFCVSATARAILGRWGGDQGKEKLTLKDVAELLRKKECQRVVVMAGAGISTPSGIPDFRSPGSGLYSNLEQYDIPYPEAIFELGYFFVNPKPFFTLAKELYPGNYRPNSAHYFLRLLHDKGLLLRLYTQNIDGLERVAGIPPDRLVEAHGTFATATCTVCQRNFPGEDFRGDVMGDRIPRCPVCTGVVKPDIVFFGEQLPQRFLLHLTDFPMADLLFVIGTSLELDAKDK; the protein is encoded by the exons ATggagcgcggcggggcgcgggcgcTGCTGGCGGCCG cctggaggagcgTGTGGCAGCGCCGCGGCGGCAGCGCGGCACGGGACGGGCACGGGACGGGGctgggcggcggcggggcccggaG GATCCAAGGCTCCAGGCCCTTCTGTGTCAGCGCAACTGCCAGAGCCATCTTGGGCAGGTGGGGAGGTGACcaggggaaggagaagctcACCTTGAAGGACGTGGCCGAGCTGCTCCGGAAGAAGGAATGTCAGCGCGTGGTGGTGATGGCGGGCGCCGGGATCAGCACGCCCAGCGGCATCCCGGACTTCAG GTCCCCCGGGAGCGGCCTGTACAGCAACCTGGAGCAGTACGACATCCCCTACCCCGAGGCCATCTTTGAGCTGGGCTATTTCTTCGTCAACCCCAAGCCCTTCTTCACCCTGGCCAAGGAGCTCTATCCCGGCAACTACCGCCCCAATTCCGCCCACTATTTCCTCCGGCTGCTGCACGACAAGGGGCTGCTCCTGCGCCTCTACACCCAGAACATCGACGGGCTGGAGAGAG TGGCTGGGATCCCTCCCGACAGGCTGGTGGAAGCCCATGGCACCTTTGCCACTGCCACCTGTACGGTGTGTCAGAGGAACTTCCCCGGAGAGGACTTCAGG GGAGATGTCATGGGGGACAGGATCCCTCGCTGCCCTGTCTGCACCGGAGTGGTCAAGCCTGACATCGTGTTCTTCGGcgagcagctcccacagcgcTTCCTCCTGCACCTCACAGACTTCCCCATGGCGGACCTGCTCTTCGTCATCGGGACATCCCTGGAG CTGGATGCCAAGGACAAGTAG
- the SIRT3 gene encoding NAD-dependent protein deacetylase sirtuin-3, mitochondrial isoform X1, producing MERGGARALLAAAWRSVWQRRGGSAARDGHGTGLGGGGARRIQGSRPFCVSATARAILGRWGGDQGKEKLTLKDVAELLRKKECQRVVVMAGAGISTPSGIPDFRSPGSGLYSNLEQYDIPYPEAIFELGYFFVNPKPFFTLAKELYPGNYRPNSAHYFLRLLHDKGLLLRLYTQNIDGLERVAGIPPDRLVEAHGTFATATCTVCQRNFPGEDFRGDVMGDRIPRCPVCTGVVKPDIVFFGEQLPQRFLLHLTDFPMADLLFVIGTSLEVEPFASLAGAVRSSVPRVLINRELVGPFAWQQRRRDVAQLGDVVGGVQKLVELLGWNEEMQTLIQMEKEKLDAKDK from the exons ATggagcgcggcggggcgcgggcgcTGCTGGCGGCCG cctggaggagcgTGTGGCAGCGCCGCGGCGGCAGCGCGGCACGGGACGGGCACGGGACGGGGctgggcggcggcggggcccggaG GATCCAAGGCTCCAGGCCCTTCTGTGTCAGCGCAACTGCCAGAGCCATCTTGGGCAGGTGGGGAGGTGACcaggggaaggagaagctcACCTTGAAGGACGTGGCCGAGCTGCTCCGGAAGAAGGAATGTCAGCGCGTGGTGGTGATGGCGGGCGCCGGGATCAGCACGCCCAGCGGCATCCCGGACTTCAG GTCCCCCGGGAGCGGCCTGTACAGCAACCTGGAGCAGTACGACATCCCCTACCCCGAGGCCATCTTTGAGCTGGGCTATTTCTTCGTCAACCCCAAGCCCTTCTTCACCCTGGCCAAGGAGCTCTATCCCGGCAACTACCGCCCCAATTCCGCCCACTATTTCCTCCGGCTGCTGCACGACAAGGGGCTGCTCCTGCGCCTCTACACCCAGAACATCGACGGGCTGGAGAGAG TGGCTGGGATCCCTCCCGACAGGCTGGTGGAAGCCCATGGCACCTTTGCCACTGCCACCTGTACGGTGTGTCAGAGGAACTTCCCCGGAGAGGACTTCAGG GGAGATGTCATGGGGGACAGGATCCCTCGCTGCCCTGTCTGCACCGGAGTGGTCAAGCCTGACATCGTGTTCTTCGGcgagcagctcccacagcgcTTCCTCCTGCACCTCACAGACTTCCCCATGGCGGACCTGCTCTTCGTCATCGGGACATCCCTGGAG GTGGAGCCCTTTGCCAGCCTGGCCGGAGCCGTGCGCAGCTCCGTGCCGCGGGTGCTCATCAACCGGGAGCTGGTGGGCCCCTTCGCGTGGCAGCAGCGCCGCCGCGACGTGGCCCAGCTCGGCGACGTGGTCGGCGGCGTCCAGaagctggtggagctgctgggctggaacGAGGAGATGCAAACGCTGATCCAGAtggagaaggagaag CTGGATGCCAAGGACAAGTAG